The window CCTTTGGACTACGCGAGATACGGCCACGATCATGTGAACTGTTGACTGTAGTGTCACATCGACCGTGCGCATTCAACGCAGGCGGTTGATGAGTGAATATTACACTCATTCTTACCCGTGTTTAAACCTGATATTCTCAAATATTTGAGATTATCACTTCAATTTTCCTAGTAATTACTAATAATTGCAAATCTCATTGTTTATTTGGTTCCTTGCAGAAATGAATATTATTAGGTGAAAAATCAAGCCATATATGGGATATGTTCATACTGCTCGCGAATGAAGGACCTAGCACGAACAAGAAGGACGAGTGTTGAAGCATGATCAAGCATGGAAACTGAGACGAACGCACAATGCAGATAGAGCTTTAAATGAAGATTTCAAGACTTTAAAGCCGCCATAATGACGCATGAAGACATGGATCAAATAAACAAGCTGACACTTCATTATTTCATCCATAGCCTTCAACAAATGTTATGCTAGTTAACTTTTGGGGCATAGACAGTTTTTTATAGCATTTTGCGAAGTAAATCTACCTAGAGTTGGGCTGGCTGAATTTGCACTTCGCCCCTCCATAAATAGTGCTCCTAGAGCATCGTTTAGACATGGGTTTGTTTAGTTAAAAGctcaccatagctgcaacttcatGTACTTGTCCAACGACTATGCCAAGACCACTAACAAAACTACAACCATCATCTATACTTTATTTTTACTAGttgaatgcccgtgcgttgccacgggaaTACGAAATATGATGTAAAAAAGATAACTCGACGTGAATTAACAATATCCATATCTATCAGTGACACATGCTACAAAATGAAATACATATACAACTATATGAATTAAATATAGTACTACCATTTTTTCCGGGGAATAGTATCATAATTCATATGCAACATGGAAAATAAAAGGTTAAAAGGACAGACATCTAAGAAATTTGATAGCCCTCACAGACCGTCTAAATACCTTggttctactccctccgttcctaaatacctTGGTTCGAacatggactacatacggagcaaaatgagtgattCTACATTCTAAAGTATATTtttatacatccgtatgtagtcttTTATTAAAATCTTTAAAAAAGATTTATACTTCGTATTTAGGAACCAAGGAAGTGCAGCACTCTTAAGTCTCACTCTTTCCTCACCGCTCTCACTTTCTCCTCACCGCTTTTCCCTTCACGCTACGAATACTTTTCACTTTCCAGAAATACCCTCCCACCACCGCTCTCACACACTCGAGCTCACTCTCTCGTCCCCCTCTCACCCACCCCTTCTCGCTCCCCTCCAGATCCCCGCCGTCGCCGGCCTCTCCTCGACTCCCTTTCTCTCCACCACCACGCACCCCGTTTCCTCCCACCGCGCACCCCGTACCGTAGGTCAAAAGCTTGATTTTTTAGGCGCCTGCGACGAGCTTCTGGGCGGCGGTGGATCCGCGTGCGTCCACGCCGGCTTCGCAGCGGCGCTTGATGTGGAGCGGCGCTGGAGAAGCGGAGCGGGGCTTTCTTCCTCACCTCACAgcgccgtcctcctccacgacCACGCAGCCGCAGCGGCGGAGGAGCCGAATCCCTAGCCAGCGAGCTCAGGGAGCCATGGGTCCATGGGTACGAACCCATCCTCTTCTCTCTCTCTGACCCACCCCCGTCTCTTCTCCCTCCCTCTCTGACCCCCGTCTCCATGACCAGGGCGACGCCATGGAAGGGCCACCAACTATAGCAGCGAGGAGAGGAGAAAGGGAGTAGCCTGACGGTCGTCTTCCACCTCCGCCTACGCCCTCGCCCTCCACCTCCACCTACGCCCCCGCCGGAAATAGTACAATGGCCAAGGAAATAGGCAGGAGGCACCGCTTCCCGGATGGACATGGACATGCTTCTCCAACTCTGCTTCTTCCTGGGTCGCCATGGAAGGTACTCCATGTTATGCTCTGCTATGCTCCATGTTATGCTTGCTGAAACTTACTGATGCATAATTAAGTCAAGATAAAACTGTAGAAATCTCAAACTTTAGCATGGACTGAATAATGTTTGTGCATaattcagtcaaattcagttaaggATTTTGTTACGATTGTTACTGGATCATCCATGGACTGAATAATTCAGTCAAATTCAGCTAAGACAATTCAGTCAAATTCAGCTAAGATCATTCATGGAATTGTTCTTGCAATCAATCACGAGCTTCATTCATTCGTTCATTCAGAGGGATAATTGTTTACAACCTGTGCAAATTGTCCATTTTTTGATTTGTTAGCATCACTCAGTCATCCACCATTACACTTTCCTTGTCCTGCCTTTTTGTTGTGAATTGTGGAAGCTGTGCTTGCTTTAAATTGCAGTAGGAAGAACTTGCTTTAACAGAATTTGCTTGCAGCAGCAGTAGCTTGCAATTTTGCTTGCTTGCACTGCTTGAGTAGTCCCCCCTACAGACTCTGTAGCAAGTGCAGTAGtgtcctctctccctctcttcttTTTCAGTACAGTAGGAGCATTCTCTTATCTGCTTTAACTGTAACTTTGACTGAAACAATTTTCTATTAATTAAAATAAATTCAAACCTTTTCCTTTAATTAACTTAAACCTTTTAATTTACTCCTCCAGTAATAATTAACTGAAACCTTTTGTGTTAACTCAAATTAACTAAAACATTTTTTGTTAATAAAAATAAACTGAAGCCTTTTCCTTTAATTAACTTAAATCTTTTCAGTTAAGGAGTACTCCTCCAGTAGTATTGGTCATTCAGGAGTAGTTATATCTGTCATTCAGGAGTACTGTTAATTCGGGAGGAGTAAAATTAACTTGTGCTTGCAGTATAAGGCTAGCTAGATTAACCTGGGCATCTTGCTCTTGTCTAATAGTGCAGATTAGATAGTGACAAGAAAAAGCTAACAAAGTATGATGTTCTACTGTAGGTAGTGACAAGGCTATTATTACTGCCAAAAAAAACAGAGATAATGTCTTTTAACCTGGGCATATTGCTGTTGTCTTTTAACCTGGGCATGTTGCGCCAAAAAAAACAGAGATATTGTCTTTTAACCTGGGCATCTTGCTCTTGTCTAATAGTGCAGATTAGAGATCTGTTCAATAAATATTATCTTTACCATACCATTTTCTCTTCTATACAGAAAGCAGTAAGAATCTAAGAAAGCCGAAGCCTTCCAGCACACTGCAGCAATAAGAAGAGCGCAAGTCGAACAGGGACACAGCTCACACACTACGGTGGACAGAAAGGTATTTAACTGTTGGTACAAAGCTGGTTGGAGATACCTCTGTCCTGTGATGCTTTTTCAATGTAGTTGGAGTTCAAGTTAAAGATGCGATCTGAGTAGTACTGTAATATGCAGGTAACTACATTGCTGAAACAATTGATGATGGCAAACCTAGGGCATGATGGGCACCGTTGAACATAACAAAGGTGGATCTCCGTCCTTTGCAGCAACAGCCGTCGCCTCGCAACAGCCGTCGAGCGAAGGTTGTGGTTCGGACGCCGAGGTTGCGGTGTAGTTGTGCTGATTGCACAGCTGGGTCGATGGAGCTCCTACGCGAGGAAGAACTGGCGTTTCTGTCCCTGGTGGCGACGTGCGTTGGCGGGTCGATGGAGCTCGTTCGATGGTTTGAtttttggtagatttttttttTTGGTAGATGGACCTCGTTCGTGGGTTGCTGAACTGTTTTGTTTGTTGGCTGGGCGTGTGATCGTGGGGTTTGGCTCGTTTGACTGGTGGTCCATGGGCCGAATATCGGATGAGTTGCCCTTGTTTTTTTTGGGCTTGCGGGATGGATTTTGTGCGGGCGTGTGGGACACCGCGCGATGGCTGTCGTACGAGGCGGGGGGATCGAACGAGGTGGTTGAACCATCACGACGTTCGATccccctttaatagtagagattcgcaatatccagattgcataTCATAGTTATTGTTGTGTTGTTTAATTGCGAACTAGTTTGTAGTCGGACCTTCAAAATTGTCTTCACCCCAATCGACGAGTGTTCCTCATCAAGTGATCTCGGACACCCGTAGTGATGTCTCTTTGATTGTTGTTAGTGTATTCAAGATGTATGCATTCTTGTATCCCCAAAATTTCTAGTTTCTATGATTACATCTGCTTTTCACCAATTAAAATGCCTAAGTTAGTGCATACAAATATTAATAAATATCATATACATACCAGTAATAACACAGCTCAAGGCATGTAATTTTCAAACCACAAAAGACTCGGGTCCACTTGATCATCACTCATATAGGAGTAAGAGGTCTCCAGGAAGGTTATAACCTCAGGGTGTTGATCAAGCTCAAAGAAAATGTAATCATCAATCAGTGGAACATCAAACTCTGAGGTAGGTTCTTTCCTGAAAAGTTCAACAATGTGTGGGTCTTTACCCTTAGTGAAGTCACATTGTCCATTGAACTTCTCATCTACAGGATGAATGAGTTTCATTCCCATATACTCACAAGCAGAGCATCCACCTAATTACcaagcagacatcaaaaggaaacAGTAATTAGCTTGGATGCAAGGCAACAATGCATTGAGCAACAAAAGTTCTATCATAATATTCATATTTCGTATTGAATGGAGCATATAATACAAAAATTCCTTGGTATCTCAAATCCAATTGGAATAAAGCTGAAATAAACAATTTCTATACAGAATTAGATGTTTCAGCAAAATGCGCTTGCCACACAATTAAATGATTAATCTAAACAAAACACCATTCATGCTAAATGAGTAAATCTGTTGCAAATACCCAACTTTAGAAACTCTTAGTCTGGTCTAATGTGAAAATTCAGTTGCTACTCGAGGCTATCATATAAACCGAACTCAAAAACTCCCTGTTTAACCCAAAATTAATTTCAGTGTAAGCGTGTAACCCAAAGTTAAGTGCTTTGCACGTTTAATTCATGTTTCCGCCCTACTCTCTTTTAGTATCAGAAATTCATTCAGTAAGATGAGATACTAAATAAAGAGGATCCGCACAAAACTAGACGTTAGTTGCAAATGTTAATTTCAGATAATAATATCATGTCTAAAAAGTAAAAACCCAGGTAAGTGTAATATGAGAATTCAGTCATATGAATGAACtaatgaaaaacaaggaaaaCTTGGCATACCAGTTCTTCCTGATAATGTCACAGGGCAGCACAAGGTCACATCATCCACATCTTTAAGTGAAGCACGATCCTCAGCAAAAAACAGCTTAGGCTGATTAGGCTCGCTCTCGCGTGATGCCAAAAAGTTGACATGATAATAGCTATCAGGAACCAAAGTGACCAAACTTTTGCCGCATAGTAGATGAATCTGATAAAGTTCCTGAATAATGAAAATTAACCCATGTCAGAGATGCAGCAGATTGAAGGAAAACCAAAATATAAATCAGCCATTAGGCAAACGGGAATCAGCAATATTACCCCAAACTGGAACGCAAGTTTCTTGAGTGCAATGTTTACTATACCAAGGCAAAACTCCTGATCCCTCTTGAAGGCATGCATCTTGATCCTTAACGCTCTATATGCTCCTTGGCTTAGGCTCGGCGAGCTTGGTGGCGGCTGTGTGAGGGCTAAACTGGAAGCAGCCAACTTGACAAATTCGAGCACTATAAGCGATGAATTGCTTTGCGGCCTCAGGTCAGATAATCCAAAAGCTAATGGGTGACCATGAATTCCATGCTTTGCAAGAAAAGCATCTGTAGGAGCACAGTTGACAATGAAAAAGAATTGAGCCTCGCGAGCTGCGTCACTAGGGAGATGCGCTGCCAGAATGGCAGCCCTGAAGGCGTCGTCCATGCGGTTTGTGTGGAAGACACCTTCTCTGTCAACAAGCACGGCGGCATGGTGAAGATTGCCATGGCTTCTGCTCAGGTAGGACATGGCCTCTTCAGCAGACAGGGCGGGCGCGTACGCCCTCATGAAGGCGACAAGGGCATCGAGGGAGCGGCGAGCCAGGCGGAATATGGCCTTGCAGCTCAGCATCATGGGCTGAAGAACCTCCGGGCTCGAGGAAGCGGGGAACACCGCATCGTGCCAGAGACAGTTGGCGAGGATGTTGCAGACGGGGTCGTGGAGGCCGTAAGCGTAGCCCGCGAGCAGCATGCCGCGCGCGTGCCGGCCGACGATCTCGCGGTCCATCATGGCGAGCGCCTGGAGGTGGTGCCGGTGAACGGTGTCCAGCAGCGCTGCCTCGAGCGGGCTCGGCTCCGACCCGGGGTGACGCCTCGGCGGCCCCTCCGCGCCGGCGGCAGGGATCGGAGGATGGGGCACCTTCACGATGCGGCGGGGCTCGACGCACACCGGGCCAAGGGTCACATAGTCGATGTGTCATGTCCCAAGGGTCATGATCCTCTTCTTATCCAAGGCCTTCTCGATGGAATGGGCCGTGAGACTTGGGCTTGGCCCAGTTCCGTGAATAGGCAAATGGATTATAAAGAAGGAGGAGCTAGACAGAGGAGGGGAGCGATTGATTTGTGAAACGTCTGAAGCTTCTCACCCCTTGCTCTCGTCCTCACCTCCTGCTCTCTGTATCCCCCCCTTTCCTTGCTGATTTCTCACCCCATATTCTCCATGTATCCCCCGATCTAGATCTGAATATTGGTGCTGATTAGTCTGTTCGTCCCATCTTGTGCTTGGGTCGTGACACGATGGTTTCGGGGGTCACTCCATATTTCTTCGTCAAATCCTCCATCACACGGCGATTCGCCGCCGCCAAATCGGGCTGCATCGCTGACGGCGGACGGCGTTCGGGGGGGATCGAAACTTCTCGTGAGAAAGAAAAGCGAGAATACTTCGTATCAACGGAAGAGGAGTCGGGGGGACAATTCGGTTGTGGGGACTCCTAATTTTTCCAGCGCGATGTATTGCACAGATGTACGTTTCTGTTCCTACGACGGAGATAGTTCAACGGGCTTGCTAAAACTCAATCTTCTCAGTTTTAACCAAGTCTGAATCAACCCTGCAGCATTTTATCCCATCGTTTGCAACATTTTTTTCATACCGGTTGTAACAGTCGTCCATCACCGATTGTAGCACGTCATCTCACCGGTCGCAACATATTTCATTGACGGTTGTAGCATTTTAATCAAAATGGTTATAGACTTATAGCATATGTTGTCGTTGTTTGCAGTGTCGTTGCAATATTTTTCATCGTCGTTTTCAGCATCCAGTCGTGCCGATCGTAGCACCAAAACTATGCTAACGTCTTCGATTGAGTTCTAAACACACTCATAGTTCAAACCAGTACTGTTTTCATGGCATTTTAAGTTGCGTGAGGATGACACGAGGACGACAATTTTTTAACAAAAATTAAACTGAGGCGGATTTGGCGGTGCTCGCCAACTAAATTTACCATTGTGTATAAAGACTAGACGCCATCAACCCTAGACGCCACCTCCTCTAAAAAAACACTAGGTTTTCTCTCCCTACCACGGCGCCGCCACCGGCCTGCCTCGTCTCCGGTGGCTCTAGGGCCATAGAGGCGCGGTCGAACCCCGACCCTTGCTGGTAGGAGGGATCTTGCTCCGTTTTTAAATATTTTTATGAGTTTTTTTATTGTTTACTATGTCCAGCTCAGAATGATGATGAGGCGGTGGCAACTTCCTGAAAATGTAATAAGGTTCTTCCCGCTTAGCCTTGTTTCATGATGCATCTAGCGGCGTCGAAGGGCGTGTGGAAGTGTGTCTCCGACGAATTTTGCAGGATTCGGCCGGTGCTAGTCTTTGATCGTCTTCGTTCGTGTATCTATTGGTTGGATTCTTTCGACCTATACTACTCTTCATCGTCGGCGATTATTCTGGTGCGCTGGTCATGCAGGGCTTTAGCATGATGACTTTTCGACTGCCTAGTACAACAAGTTTGGTTTGGCTCCGTGAGGGAGAGGCGATGACAGCGACATGCCTTCGGCTTGCTCCAGTGCTTGTAGtcatcgctaggtggtctacggcaTGGATGTAATTTTTTTTATGTTCTTTATACTGTCATGGCATGATAAAAAACGAAAATTTTATCGCAAAAAAGGATTTGTCATGTCTAAAAATCTGACGTTCACTGAATATTTAGGTCCTAACTTTGCATCTAACTATTAACAAAAAAATCAACAAACAACACATCAAACTATTTATCTTCTTTTTTTTAAATGATTAGATATATTATAAAAGTTCACCGGAAGTGTAAAATATCTCAACCATAATAAAATTACATCGAGATTTCAGTACCACCAAACAACCACTACTACCGCAGAACAAGCCGCCGACATACGGGATGTATTTTTTTACTTCTGATGTTCTTTGTACTATCTTGACAGTTAATGAATAGGTCGGAAGTTTTCCCTAAAAAAGAGTTAAAAACAATGTACTCCCAATTGTATGTAAGACGGGACAAAAAGGGTATTTTGTTTTAGCATAGTATACAGACGCATGCGCTCACATATACGCGCATACACTTAT is drawn from Aegilops tauschii subsp. strangulata cultivar AL8/78 chromosome 1, Aet v6.0, whole genome shotgun sequence and contains these coding sequences:
- the LOC109766955 gene encoding uncharacterized protein, producing the protein MMDREIVGRHARGMLLAGYAYGLHDPVCNILANCLWHDAVFPASSSPEVLQPMMLSCKAIFRLARRSLDALVAFMRAYAPALSAEEAMSYLSRSHGNLHHAAVLVDREGVFHTNRMDDAFRAAILAAHLPSDAAREAQFFFIVNCAPTDAFLAKHGIHGHPLAFGLSDLRPQSNSSLIVLEFVKLAASSLALTQPPPSSPSLSQGAYRALRIKMHAFKRDQEFCLGIVNIALKKLAFQFGELYQIHLLCGKSLVTLVPDSYYHVNFLASRESEPNQPKLFFAEDRASLKDVDDVTLCCPVTLSGRTGGCSACEYMGMKLIHPVDEKFNGQCDFTKGKDPHIVELFRKEPTSEFDVPLIDDYIFFELDQHPEVITFLETSYSYMSDDQVDPSLLWFENYMP